From Chryseobacterium tructae, one genomic window encodes:
- the fabD gene encoding ACP S-malonyltransferase: MKALVFPGQGSQFVGMGQELYDSRKDIKDLMESANEILGFDILSIMFNGTDADLKKTEVTQPSIFIHSVAALKAVNGLGAEMVAGHSLGEFSALVANGVLSFDDGLKLVSERAKAMQEACDANPSSMAAILGLEDAKVEEICAQINGIVVPANYNCPGQLVISGETSAVEEACVRLKEAGAKRALLLPVNGAFHSPLMQPAQERLAAAIENTKFRKATIPVYQNITTTAVTNPDEIKQNLIDQLTGPVKWTQSVQNMIKDGASNFIEVGPGKTLQGLIKKIDSSVDSASAI, translated from the coding sequence ATGAAAGCACTTGTATTTCCAGGGCAGGGTTCTCAGTTCGTAGGAATGGGACAAGAATTGTATGATTCTAGAAAAGATATTAAAGATCTGATGGAATCTGCCAATGAAATTTTAGGTTTCGACATTCTTTCCATTATGTTTAACGGAACGGATGCGGATCTTAAAAAAACAGAGGTTACCCAGCCTTCAATTTTTATACATTCAGTAGCAGCATTAAAAGCAGTAAACGGTCTTGGAGCTGAAATGGTAGCAGGGCACTCTTTAGGAGAGTTCTCAGCATTAGTAGCTAACGGCGTTTTATCTTTTGATGATGGCTTGAAATTGGTTTCTGAAAGAGCTAAAGCGATGCAGGAAGCTTGTGATGCAAATCCAAGTTCAATGGCAGCTATTCTAGGTCTAGAAGATGCTAAGGTTGAAGAAATCTGTGCGCAGATCAATGGTATCGTGGTTCCGGCAAACTATAACTGCCCAGGTCAATTGGTCATCTCAGGTGAAACTTCTGCAGTAGAAGAAGCTTGTGTAAGATTAAAAGAAGCTGGAGCAAAAAGAGCTTTATTGTTACCTGTAAACGGAGCTTTCCATTCACCATTGATGCAGCCCGCTCAGGAAAGATTAGCTGCTGCTATCGAAAATACGAAATTCAGAAAAGCTACTATTCCTGTATACCAGAATATTACCACTACAGCAGTTACAAATCCTGATGAGATCAAACAAAATCTTATCGATCAGCTTACTGGACCCGTAAAATGGACTCAGTCTGTACAGAATATGATTAAAGATGGTGCCTCTAACTTCATAGAAGTAGGGCCAGGAAAAACTCTTCAAGGATTGATCAAAAAAATTGACAGTTCAGTAGATTCTGCTTCTGCCATCTAA
- the pckA gene encoding phosphoenolpyruvate carboxykinase (ATP) gives MKNTKIIQDLEKLGIKGNYEVVCNPSYEELYQAEVSPENQGFEKAELTESGAVSVKTGIFTGRSPKDRYIVQDDVTRDTIFWDGKVNLPTTSEIFGSCKELVMTQLSEAKKIYVVDAFCGTNADTRLKVRFIMEVAWQAHFVTNMFIRPSHYELENFGEPDFTVINGSKTTNPNWEAQGLNSENFVMFNLTEKLQIIGGTWYGGEMKKGMFAMMNYYLPLKGMASMHCSANVGEKGDVALFFGLSGTGKTTLSADPKRYLIGDDEHGWDNNGVFNYEGGCYAKVIDLSEEKEPDIFRAIKRDALLENVVVNNGQADYTDGSITENTRVSYPIYHINKIVLPSKAGHAKKIVYLSADAFGVLPPVSILNEDQAQYHFLCGYTSKLAGTERGITEPQPSFSPAFGEAFLTLHPTMYSKTLIGKMKEHGAKAYLVNTGWNGTGKRISLKDTRAIIDAIIDGSIDNAPKTQVPIMNLEIPTELPNVSTGILDPRDTYENTSEWEEKAKDLASRYIKNFEQYCGTEEGKRLIPSGPQLQEQTI, from the coding sequence ATGAAAAACACTAAAATCATCCAGGATTTAGAGAAATTAGGGATTAAAGGAAACTATGAAGTAGTGTGTAATCCTTCTTATGAAGAATTATATCAGGCTGAAGTTTCTCCTGAAAATCAGGGGTTTGAGAAAGCGGAACTTACGGAATCGGGCGCGGTATCAGTAAAAACAGGAATTTTCACAGGTCGTTCACCTAAAGACAGATATATTGTTCAGGATGATGTTACAAGAGATACAATTTTCTGGGATGGTAAAGTAAACTTACCAACAACGTCGGAAATTTTCGGGTCTTGTAAAGAACTAGTGATGACTCAGCTTTCAGAAGCTAAGAAAATTTATGTAGTAGATGCTTTCTGTGGAACAAATGCAGATACAAGACTTAAAGTAAGATTTATCATGGAAGTAGCATGGCAGGCGCATTTTGTTACCAACATGTTTATCCGTCCTTCTCACTATGAGCTTGAAAACTTTGGCGAACCAGATTTCACAGTAATCAACGGTTCCAAAACAACAAATCCTAACTGGGAAGCTCAAGGATTGAATTCTGAAAACTTTGTCATGTTCAACCTTACTGAAAAACTTCAAATCATTGGTGGTACTTGGTATGGCGGTGAGATGAAGAAAGGTATGTTTGCAATGATGAACTATTACCTTCCATTAAAAGGTATGGCTTCTATGCACTGTTCTGCAAACGTAGGTGAGAAAGGTGATGTAGCTTTATTCTTTGGTCTTTCAGGAACAGGAAAAACTACGTTGTCAGCAGATCCGAAAAGGTACCTTATCGGTGATGACGAGCACGGATGGGATAATAACGGAGTATTCAACTATGAAGGAGGATGCTACGCTAAAGTAATCGACCTATCAGAAGAAAAAGAACCGGATATCTTCAGAGCGATCAAAAGAGATGCACTTCTTGAAAACGTTGTAGTGAACAATGGACAAGCAGATTATACTGACGGGTCTATCACTGAAAACACAAGAGTTTCTTATCCAATCTATCATATCAACAAAATTGTATTACCATCTAAGGCTGGTCATGCGAAGAAAATCGTTTATCTTTCAGCAGATGCATTCGGAGTACTTCCTCCGGTTTCTATCCTGAACGAAGATCAGGCTCAATACCACTTCCTTTGCGGTTATACTTCTAAATTAGCAGGGACTGAAAGAGGAATTACTGAACCTCAGCCATCTTTCTCTCCGGCATTTGGAGAAGCGTTCCTTACATTACACCCAACAATGTATTCTAAAACATTGATCGGAAAAATGAAAGAACACGGAGCTAAAGCTTATTTAGTAAATACAGGATGGAATGGTACTGGTAAGAGAATTTCTCTAAAAGATACAAGAGCAATCATTGATGCAATCATTGACGGATCTATCGATAACGCTCCTAAAACTCAGGTTCCAATCATGAACCTTGAGATTCCTACTGAACTTCCAAACGTTTCTACAGGTATCCTTGATCCTAGAGATACGTACGAAAATACTTCAGAATGGGAAGAAAAAGCAAAAGATCTTGCTTCAAGATATATCAAAAACTTCGAACAGTATTGCGGTACTGAAGAAGGGAAGAGACTAATCCCTTCAGGACCTCAATTGCAAGAGCAAACTATCTAA
- a CDS encoding LysM peptidoglycan-binding domain-containing protein, with protein sequence MIKRFFILSSLCMVLGVSAQKSHTVVQGDNPYNIAKKYGMTVDELLKLNPKHKDGKLAIGDVLTVKTEKAVTQVAPKAVVPEKVGTIAGTSVGKIILQPKQTIYGITKQYRISETDLRKLNPELDSHMKIGDEITLPLASIKKYGGDQPIVTATKPVEAPVEKTETITATAALEGENYVIQAKDNYYRITKQFGISQQDLYTLNPGLEEKGLKPGDTIKIKRSNTEPVAEPVNSKTKMDSGNEKSSTVSNNVVVGDDYVTYTVQQGDTVFSIVNKFGVSIDELIALNPDLSKGLKSGMVLKIKKQDPVYVKKSGDALSVVLMLPFGYSTNETQYRGMALDFLTGAKLAIERNARGGQKLDIKIVDSGNEASFKNSLTQINPENTDLIIGPFFKSNVIDVLDFTKNQKIPVVAPFANTPELYNYNNLIIVETNNQTYADKIVEEVKAVYSDQKIYVVADAKKENANYIKSGLEKAVKNPNIVIVNSPAEIQLDQNMMTGQSAPVIAVLANDEMGETFANRMIAISKEVHGVKAFSMFYSPVFEKKVDDLSQASLVYLMDRKINTDGNFEKEILAAYKSKYCKTPPKYAIVGFDVVNDMLTRENKKGEIFKQMNKVQTQLATKFEFVKSKANGAYVNTGYRVIRLVP encoded by the coding sequence ATGATAAAGAGGTTTTTTATTCTATCCAGTTTATGTATGGTTTTGGGAGTTTCAGCCCAAAAATCGCATACCGTTGTACAAGGTGATAATCCTTACAACATTGCAAAGAAGTATGGAATGACTGTAGATGAATTGCTGAAACTAAACCCTAAGCATAAAGATGGCAAGTTGGCTATTGGAGATGTTTTAACCGTAAAAACAGAAAAAGCAGTAACTCAGGTTGCTCCTAAAGCTGTTGTCCCTGAAAAAGTAGGTACGATTGCGGGAACTTCGGTTGGTAAAATTATTTTACAGCCTAAGCAAACCATCTATGGAATTACAAAACAATACAGAATCTCTGAAACAGACCTGAGAAAGCTGAACCCTGAATTGGATTCTCATATGAAAATTGGAGATGAGATCACATTACCTCTTGCCAGCATCAAAAAATATGGTGGTGATCAGCCCATTGTAACAGCCACAAAACCTGTAGAAGCTCCTGTAGAAAAAACAGAAACTATTACAGCTACAGCTGCATTAGAAGGCGAAAATTATGTGATACAGGCGAAAGATAATTATTACAGAATTACAAAACAGTTTGGAATCAGCCAACAGGATCTTTATACCCTAAATCCAGGATTGGAAGAAAAAGGTTTAAAACCTGGTGATACCATCAAAATAAAAAGATCAAATACAGAACCTGTAGCTGAACCAGTCAATTCGAAAACGAAAATGGATTCAGGGAATGAGAAATCTTCAACAGTTTCTAATAATGTAGTAGTTGGTGATGACTATGTTACCTATACTGTTCAGCAAGGAGATACTGTATTCTCAATTGTGAATAAGTTTGGAGTAAGTATCGATGAATTAATCGCTCTTAACCCCGATCTTTCCAAAGGATTGAAATCAGGAATGGTTTTAAAAATCAAAAAGCAGGATCCGGTATACGTTAAGAAAAGCGGTGATGCACTAAGTGTGGTATTGATGCTTCCTTTCGGATACAGTACTAATGAAACACAGTACAGAGGAATGGCTCTTGACTTTTTAACGGGAGCTAAGCTTGCTATTGAAAGAAACGCAAGAGGAGGGCAAAAACTGGATATCAAAATTGTAGATTCTGGAAATGAAGCTTCTTTCAAAAACTCTTTAACACAGATTAATCCGGAAAATACAGATCTTATTATTGGGCCATTCTTTAAGTCCAATGTAATTGATGTACTAGATTTTACTAAAAATCAAAAAATTCCTGTCGTAGCACCATTTGCTAATACACCGGAATTATACAACTATAATAATTTGATTATTGTTGAAACGAATAATCAGACCTATGCAGATAAAATTGTAGAAGAAGTAAAAGCAGTTTATTCAGATCAAAAAATATATGTAGTAGCTGACGCTAAAAAAGAAAATGCAAACTACATCAAATCAGGGCTTGAAAAAGCAGTGAAAAATCCTAATATCGTTATTGTGAATTCTCCGGCAGAAATTCAATTAGATCAAAATATGATGACAGGACAATCTGCTCCGGTTATCGCTGTTTTAGCCAATGATGAAATGGGAGAAACTTTTGCCAACAGAATGATTGCTATTTCTAAAGAAGTACATGGGGTAAAGGCATTTAGTATGTTCTACTCTCCGGTTTTCGAAAAGAAAGTAGACGACTTGAGCCAGGCAAGCCTGGTATATCTGATGGACAGAAAGATCAATACAGATGGTAATTTTGAAAAAGAGATTCTAGCCGCTTACAAGAGCAAATATTGCAAGACTCCTCCAAAATATGCGATCGTAGGTTTTGATGTTGTTAATGATATGTTGACAAGAGAAAATAAAAAAGGAGAAATTTTCAAACAAATGAATAAGGTGCAGACTCAGCTTGCCACCAAATTTGAGTTTGTAAAATCTAAAGCCAACGGAGCTTATGTAAACACGGGTTACAGAGTAATTAGGTTGGTACCTTAA
- a CDS encoding putative porin, with protein MKYILFIITFFGFAAHAQVVTTEEAQKNKKSGDTLVIDSGKKDSLIIFKPTINDYLYQTQFSEKKVFDTVMTFDKTYIFSQYNNRDNFGRIQPANIGSGFNPLVFEVNAEQNLSLLPSNKSYLILGANDVKYYDVKTPTATFIYHNAMRNGAALNSTYTQNIGKRFNFAIEYMGLRSQGLYRNSLAANNNTIFSGHYVSKTGKYELFAHYLHQNVNNQESGGITEDNLFQSGDSNYKNRQNAQVNLSSTSSQFAYRRYYLSHQFTPFDAEKFPFSIRHTISHQGNKYYYNQDALETYWYKAPTELVNGMPWTTKKYSSNLSNTLSLVFNNEKFKLDAGVRYQMIKFGIRDMVVLNNVPIPGELKESRIGAVGNLEVKLWDKVQLNSFLEFSNGSEFKSYLKTTNNLKFEPIKDYFVNAKVNFQSAYPSFNYLLNTSVYNKFNYYLENAKNQSVMELGGSINLKWFKTELFANYFRIDNYTYFDNNAAPKQSENSLSISQVGGDATFSYGKFHLNTRLQFQNALTNKDLLPMPSFVGRANFFYQTQAFKKAAEIQAGLKVYYFSKFNSREYFPVLNEYVLPGTNSFSIGGQPIADLYINMKVKKMFFFIEGQQIGTFISNNKAYAFPHYPVYDFRLNIGILWYLFN; from the coding sequence ATGAAGTATATCCTTTTCATAATCACTTTCTTCGGCTTCGCTGCCCATGCACAAGTTGTTACAACAGAAGAAGCTCAAAAAAATAAAAAGTCGGGAGACACTCTGGTCATAGATTCCGGAAAGAAAGATTCCTTGATAATTTTTAAACCTACCATCAATGATTATCTGTATCAAACTCAATTTTCAGAAAAGAAAGTTTTTGATACGGTAATGACTTTTGATAAAACTTATATCTTTTCACAATATAATAACAGAGACAACTTCGGAAGAATACAACCTGCCAATATTGGTTCGGGATTCAATCCGCTTGTATTTGAAGTGAATGCAGAACAGAACTTATCTTTATTACCTTCCAATAAATCTTATCTGATCTTGGGAGCAAATGATGTAAAGTACTATGATGTGAAAACACCTACTGCCACATTCATTTATCATAATGCGATGAGAAACGGAGCGGCACTAAATTCTACCTATACTCAAAATATCGGAAAAAGATTCAACTTTGCAATTGAATATATGGGACTTCGTTCACAAGGTCTTTACAGAAATTCATTAGCAGCGAACAATAATACCATATTCTCGGGACACTATGTTTCAAAAACTGGAAAGTATGAGCTTTTTGCGCACTACCTTCATCAGAATGTCAACAATCAGGAAAGTGGTGGAATTACTGAAGATAATCTATTCCAAAGTGGAGACAGTAACTATAAGAATAGACAAAATGCACAGGTGAATTTATCTTCCACAAGTTCACAATTTGCCTATAGAAGATATTATCTGAGTCATCAGTTTACCCCTTTCGATGCTGAAAAATTTCCTTTCAGTATCAGACATACAATTTCTCATCAAGGGAATAAATATTACTATAACCAAGATGCGCTAGAAACATATTGGTATAAGGCTCCTACAGAGTTAGTGAATGGAATGCCTTGGACAACGAAAAAGTATTCAAGCAATCTGAGTAATACTTTGAGTTTGGTTTTTAATAATGAAAAATTCAAATTAGATGCAGGGGTTCGCTATCAGATGATTAAATTTGGGATAAGAGATATGGTTGTTCTTAATAACGTTCCTATTCCTGGTGAGCTTAAAGAAAGCAGAATTGGAGCCGTAGGGAATTTAGAGGTGAAACTTTGGGATAAAGTACAGTTGAATTCATTCCTTGAGTTCTCCAACGGAAGCGAGTTTAAAAGTTATTTAAAAACGACCAATAATCTGAAGTTTGAGCCCATAAAAGACTACTTTGTGAATGCAAAAGTGAATTTCCAAAGTGCTTATCCATCATTCAACTATTTATTGAATACTTCAGTTTATAATAAATTTAATTATTATCTTGAAAATGCAAAGAATCAATCAGTGATGGAATTAGGTGGAAGTATCAATTTAAAATGGTTTAAAACAGAGCTTTTTGCCAACTACTTCAGAATTGATAACTATACTTATTTTGATAACAATGCTGCTCCTAAGCAGAGTGAAAACTCATTGAGTATTTCTCAGGTAGGAGGGGATGCTACTTTTAGCTATGGTAAATTCCATTTGAATACAAGACTGCAGTTCCAAAATGCATTAACCAATAAAGATCTTCTTCCAATGCCAAGCTTTGTGGGAAGAGCAAATTTCTTCTACCAAACGCAGGCATTTAAAAAAGCAGCAGAAATTCAGGCAGGACTTAAAGTATATTATTTCTCTAAATTTAACTCCAGAGAGTATTTTCCGGTTCTTAACGAATATGTTCTTCCTGGCACGAATTCATTCTCCATCGGAGGGCAGCCAATTGCTGATCTATATATTAATATGAAGGTGAAAAAAATGTTCTTTTTCATAGAAGGGCAACAGATAGGAACCTTTATTTCAAATAACAAAGCTTATGCATTTCCACATTATCCAGTGTATGATTTCAGATTGAATATTGGAATTTTGTGGTATTTGTTCAACTAA
- a CDS encoding GYDIA family GHMP kinase, with the protein MNAIFSPGKLMLTSEYFAIDGALVLAVPTKLGQEFFFEEKDDSQSLILWEALHQNKPWLKAVIDYENWQILETNIPSSAEFILKTLKNVQQLSATKFKNDYTYLLKTNLQFPADFGLGSSSTLMNNLAEWAQIDPFHLNTISLGGSGYDIAVAKEKSAVLFQSKPEIKYEKADFNPSFKNELIFIHLNQKQDSREGINLYKSKKKSQELVDEFSEITKKILLCNELETFSELMMIHERKISDFIEIPTVKEKMFSDCPVFVKSLGAWGGDFVMSAKFGGFKDYFWEKDFTTIFEWSNLIDL; encoded by the coding sequence ATGAACGCGATATTTTCACCGGGCAAGCTTATGCTTACTTCAGAATATTTCGCAATCGATGGAGCTCTTGTCTTAGCGGTACCAACCAAGCTGGGACAAGAGTTTTTCTTTGAAGAGAAAGATGATAGCCAATCTTTGATTCTCTGGGAAGCCCTCCATCAAAACAAACCTTGGTTAAAAGCTGTCATTGATTATGAAAATTGGCAGATTCTCGAAACCAATATTCCATCAAGCGCTGAATTCATTTTAAAGACATTAAAGAATGTTCAGCAGCTTTCTGCTACAAAATTCAAAAACGATTATACTTACCTTTTAAAAACTAATCTCCAGTTTCCCGCTGATTTTGGGCTAGGAAGCAGTTCTACTTTAATGAACAATCTTGCAGAGTGGGCGCAAATAGATCCTTTTCATTTAAATACAATCAGTTTAGGGGGCAGCGGTTATGATATTGCTGTCGCAAAAGAGAAATCTGCCGTTCTTTTTCAGAGCAAACCTGAGATTAAATATGAGAAAGCAGATTTTAATCCATCTTTTAAAAATGAATTGATCTTTATCCACTTAAATCAGAAACAAGATAGCAGGGAAGGAATCAATCTTTATAAATCGAAAAAGAAGTCTCAGGAATTGGTGGATGAATTTTCAGAAATCACAAAGAAAATTTTATTATGCAATGAATTGGAAACTTTTTCTGAATTAATGATGATTCATGAACGTAAAATCTCCGATTTTATTGAAATTCCTACAGTTAAAGAAAAAATGTTCTCAGATTGTCCTGTATTTGTCAAAAGTTTGGGCGCTTGGGGCGGAGATTTTGTGATGAGTGCCAAATTTGGGGGCTTCAAAGACTATTTTTGGGAGAAAGATTTTACAACTATTTTTGAATGGTCAAATTTAATTGATTTATAA
- a CDS encoding type II 3-dehydroquinate dehydratase, which translates to MKVLIINGPNLNLLGTREPEIYGNISMETYLENLKSEFHTHELSYYQSNIEGELINRLQEDDFDAVVINPGAFTHYSYAIADCLKNIRKPKIEVHISNIYKREEFRQKSVTAANTDAVLSGFGMDGYRLAILSLK; encoded by the coding sequence ATGAAAGTTTTGATTATAAATGGGCCAAACCTAAATCTTTTAGGAACCCGGGAACCTGAGATCTACGGAAATATTTCTATGGAAACATATCTGGAAAACTTAAAATCTGAGTTTCACACTCATGAATTAAGTTATTATCAATCCAATATTGAAGGCGAACTGATCAACAGGCTTCAGGAAGATGATTTTGATGCTGTTGTAATTAATCCAGGGGCTTTTACCCATTATTCTTATGCGATCGCTGACTGTCTGAAGAATATTAGAAAGCCAAAAATAGAAGTTCATATCAGCAATATTTATAAAAGGGAGGAATTCAGACAGAAATCCGTTACAGCAGCCAATACCGATGCCGTTTTATCCGGATTTGGGATGGATGGATACAGATTGGCAATCCTGAGTTTGAAATAA
- a CDS encoding TonB-dependent receptor plug domain-containing protein, with the protein MISKNLFNSKIWIPSVAAFFLGVVSVNGQNSKPKKDTLREKEIDEVVVVAYGKAKRNSYTGSVATISSDKINNRPVTNVTKALEGQVPGIQVTGASGQPGATATIRIRGVGSVSASSEPLYVVDGIPFDGNINGISPNDIESISVLKDATASALYGSRGANGIIIVTTKSGKKGEARVNFNISQGFSGRAVKDYEQVNTDQYFQLYWEAMRNGYQSGSISAQQAAQMATDNIISNLGINPYGANYPKPIGTDGKLLPGARALWNDDWRDVLQRVASRNQVDLDISGGSEKSNYFFSLGYLDDKGMAIESGFKRYNTRLKINSEVKKWLNVGVNLSYTNSIQQAPSSSDSKASNIIQAARAIPSFYPYLKEILTVLTY; encoded by the coding sequence ATGATTAGTAAAAATTTATTCAATTCTAAAATTTGGATTCCGTCAGTTGCTGCCTTTTTTCTAGGGGTGGTAAGTGTAAACGGACAGAATTCCAAACCTAAAAAAGATACTCTTAGAGAAAAAGAAATTGATGAAGTGGTTGTAGTAGCCTATGGAAAGGCAAAAAGAAACAGCTATACCGGATCAGTAGCAACAATTTCCAGCGATAAAATCAATAACAGACCCGTAACCAATGTTACGAAAGCATTAGAAGGACAAGTTCCCGGAATTCAGGTTACGGGTGCTTCAGGGCAGCCTGGAGCTACCGCTACCATCCGAATCAGAGGAGTAGGCTCGGTAAGTGCTTCCAGTGAACCTCTATATGTTGTAGATGGAATTCCTTTTGATGGAAATATCAATGGAATCAGTCCTAATGATATAGAATCCATCAGTGTACTAAAAGATGCCACTGCAAGTGCTTTGTATGGTTCAAGAGGGGCAAACGGAATTATTATCGTTACTACAAAGTCTGGTAAAAAAGGTGAAGCAAGAGTCAACTTTAATATAAGTCAGGGATTCTCAGGCAGAGCAGTAAAAGACTATGAACAAGTAAATACTGATCAGTATTTCCAATTATACTGGGAGGCAATGAGAAACGGATATCAGTCTGGTTCAATTTCAGCTCAGCAGGCAGCGCAGATGGCGACGGATAATATTATTTCTAATTTAGGGATTAATCCTTATGGAGCTAATTATCCAAAACCAATAGGCACTGACGGAAAGTTATTACCGGGAGCAAGAGCTTTATGGAATGATGACTGGAGAGATGTTTTACAAAGAGTGGCTTCCAGAAATCAGGTAGATCTTGATATCAGTGGTGGAAGTGAGAAAAGCAATTATTTCTTTTCATTAGGATATTTGGACGATAAAGGAATGGCGATTGAGTCAGGGTTTAAAAGATATAATACAAGGTTAAAGATTAATTCAGAAGTTAAAAAGTGGCTGAATGTTGGGGTGAACCTAAGTTATACCAACAGTATTCAGCAGGCTCCGAGTTCTTCAGATTCTAAGGCAAGCAATATTATTCAGGCTGCGAGAGCGATTCCATCTTTCTATCCATACTTGAAAGAAATCCTGACGGTTCTTACGTATTAG
- the bshC gene encoding bacillithiol biosynthesis cysteine-adding enzyme BshC, translating to MKTINKISFNDIESIPQLVKDFLNQNIEGFEDKTFSVEHFSQQIHLKKDSFSSEQRNILFNVFDQQLSDLNLSSKQKDNLENLKQPNTFTITTGHQLNLFSGPVFFVYKILQTIKTCTYLKEHFPDFNFVPVYWMASEDHDFAEINHFKTENNYYEINEKSGGPVGRIQMNDNYFISEFEKEFKDSVFGTELILMLKEAYKIGNTLTQAIQILVNRLFSEFGLLMLDGDSKELKEQIKEVFKDELLHFSLQKNSKDKVNFLTEKYGKVQVNPRDINLFYLSETRDRIDFNGQKYIVVDTNIQFTEEEIIAELENHPEKFSPNALMRPVYQEKVMPNLAYIGGNAEIMYWLELKDYFSKINIPFPILIPRNSMLFLKEKTLKKIEKLELNIGDFFQNFTVITNQKILKDNPILELLDKKEDILVSNFAELRASAETTEKSFGNMVKAEEVRQLKSFKRMKKRLLHAEKIKQNELLERLENLFLAVHPSKTWQERVFNFSVFFSDEGYAWLENCLEEMVVQDSKLIIVAI from the coding sequence TTGAAAACAATTAACAAAATATCATTTAATGATATAGAAAGCATACCTCAATTAGTAAAAGATTTTTTGAATCAGAATATTGAGGGTTTTGAAGATAAAACATTTTCTGTAGAGCACTTCAGCCAGCAGATCCACTTAAAGAAAGATTCTTTCTCTTCAGAGCAGAGGAATATCTTGTTTAATGTATTTGATCAACAGTTATCAGATCTTAATCTTTCTTCAAAACAGAAAGATAATCTTGAAAATCTGAAGCAACCCAATACTTTTACCATTACAACAGGCCATCAACTGAATTTGTTTTCCGGTCCGGTTTTTTTTGTGTATAAAATTTTGCAAACCATTAAAACCTGCACCTATCTTAAAGAACATTTTCCGGATTTTAATTTTGTTCCGGTATATTGGATGGCATCAGAAGACCATGACTTTGCAGAGATCAATCACTTTAAGACAGAGAATAATTATTATGAAATCAATGAGAAATCCGGTGGCCCTGTGGGTAGGATTCAGATGAATGATAATTACTTTATCTCTGAATTTGAAAAAGAATTCAAAGATTCTGTTTTTGGAACAGAATTGATTTTAATGTTGAAAGAAGCCTATAAGATTGGAAATACTTTGACACAGGCTATCCAGATTTTGGTTAATCGTCTTTTTTCAGAATTTGGATTATTGATGCTGGATGGGGATTCGAAAGAGCTTAAAGAACAAATTAAAGAGGTCTTTAAAGATGAGCTGCTTCATTTTAGTTTACAGAAAAACTCAAAAGATAAAGTCAATTTCCTGACCGAGAAATATGGAAAAGTTCAGGTGAACCCTCGTGATATTAATCTTTTCTATCTTTCCGAAACAAGAGACAGAATTGATTTTAACGGGCAGAAATATATTGTTGTAGATACGAATATTCAATTCACAGAAGAAGAGATCATTGCAGAACTTGAAAACCATCCTGAAAAATTCAGTCCAAATGCATTAATGCGTCCTGTATATCAGGAAAAGGTAATGCCCAATCTTGCCTATATCGGAGGAAATGCTGAAATTATGTATTGGCTGGAGCTCAAAGACTATTTTTCAAAAATCAATATTCCTTTCCCTATTTTGATTCCAAGAAACTCTATGCTTTTCCTAAAAGAGAAAACATTGAAGAAAATTGAGAAACTGGAGCTTAACATAGGAGATTTTTTCCAGAATTTTACAGTAATTACCAATCAAAAGATTTTAAAAGATAATCCTATTTTAGAATTATTGGATAAGAAAGAAGATATACTGGTTAGTAATTTTGCTGAATTAAGAGCATCTGCTGAAACCACTGAGAAATCCTTTGGGAATATGGTAAAAGCAGAAGAAGTGAGACAGCTGAAATCATTTAAAAGGATGAAAAAACGTCTTCTTCATGCTGAAAAAATAAAGCAGAACGAATTGCTGGAAAGACTTGAAAATCTGTTTTTAGCTGTACACCCTTCTAAAACGTGGCAGGAAAGAGTTTTTAATTTTAGTGTATTCTTTTCGGATGAAGGCTATGCATGGCTTGAAAATTGTTTGGAAGAGATGGTGGTTCAAGATTCCAAATTAATAATTGTTGCCATTTAA